A region from the Azospirillum thiophilum genome encodes:
- a CDS encoding SDR family NAD(P)-dependent oxidoreductase has product MLLSGKHVLVTGGSSGIGFAAARALAEKGAALAITGRRPDRLAAAVEALREAGASVTGIVADVSTAEGRKQTLERALDALGGLDILVNNAGGVRAGRLEQVTEEDILAMIAVDLTAPILLTRAALPALRASGEGMVVNISSGLGLIGAPFYATYAGAKAGLARFGEALRRELKGEGIHVLTVYPGATDTPMMASNNAGPELGFTRESAEAVATALVAGIEAEGLEVIRGGETRAAMIALNRDDPLAVDARFLDLKARLEEAVKEHAAL; this is encoded by the coding sequence ATGCTTCTCTCTGGAAAACATGTGCTGGTCACCGGCGGCTCCAGCGGCATCGGCTTTGCCGCCGCCCGGGCACTGGCCGAAAAGGGGGCCGCCCTCGCCATCACCGGCCGGCGCCCTGACCGGTTGGCCGCTGCGGTCGAGGCCTTGCGGGAAGCGGGGGCATCCGTGACCGGCATCGTGGCCGACGTCTCCACCGCCGAGGGGCGCAAGCAGACGCTCGAACGCGCGCTCGATGCGCTGGGCGGCCTCGACATCCTGGTCAACAATGCCGGCGGCGTTCGCGCCGGGCGGCTGGAGCAGGTCACGGAGGAGGACATCCTCGCGATGATCGCCGTCGACCTGACCGCACCCATCCTGTTGACGCGGGCCGCCCTTCCGGCACTGCGCGCCAGCGGCGAGGGGATGGTGGTGAACATATCGTCGGGCCTGGGGCTCATCGGCGCGCCATTCTACGCCACCTATGCCGGCGCCAAGGCCGGGCTGGCCCGGTTCGGCGAAGCCTTGCGCCGCGAGCTGAAAGGCGAGGGCATCCATGTGCTGACCGTTTATCCCGGCGCCACCGACACCCCGATGATGGCATCGAACAATGCCGGTCCGGAGTTGGGCTTTACCCGTGAGAGCGCCGAGGCGGTCGCCACCGCCCTCGTCGCAGGGATCGAAGCGGAGGGGCTCGAGGTGATCCGCGGTGGCGAAACACGGGCGGCGATGATCGCGCTCAACCGGGACGACCCGCTGGCCGTCGATGCGCGGTTCCTCGACCTCAAGGCCCGCCTCGAGGAGGCGGTCAAGGAACATGCCGCCTTGTGA
- the hydA gene encoding dihydropyrimidinase, giving the protein MDFDLVIRNGTVATASDVFKADVGVRDGKVAALGSGLAAGREEIDAAGLLVLPGGVDGHVHFDQPTGDASVMADDFLSGTRSAAFGGTTTVLPFACQQKGQSLHAAVEDYHRRAAGKPVIDYAFHLIVTDPTEQVLGQELPALIRDGYTSFKIYMTYDALKLNDRQILEVLDIARSEGAMVMMHAENADCIAWLTERLERAGQTAPFFHGVSRPRVAEREATHRAISLAELVDVPILIVHVSGADAVEQIRWAQGRGLRIYAETCPQYLFLTADDLGGEGFEGAKCICSPPPRDAANQQVIWDGLTGGTFQVFSSDHAPFRFDGPGGKKVNGEKAPFRCVPNGIPGVETRLPLLFSAGVMTGRMELTKFVELTATNPARMYGLHPRKGTIAVGSDADIALWDPARKVTISNAILHHDVDYTPYEGIEVTGWPVVTLSRGEVVCRDGALLAAPGRGSFLPCGLPAPARPKGAPAPALPF; this is encoded by the coding sequence ATGGACTTCGATCTGGTCATCCGCAACGGCACGGTCGCCACCGCGTCGGACGTGTTCAAGGCCGATGTCGGCGTGCGGGACGGCAAGGTGGCGGCGCTCGGCAGCGGGCTCGCCGCCGGGCGGGAGGAGATCGACGCGGCCGGGCTGCTGGTCCTGCCGGGCGGGGTCGATGGCCATGTCCATTTCGACCAGCCGACCGGCGATGCGTCGGTGATGGCCGACGATTTCCTGTCGGGCACCCGCTCGGCGGCGTTCGGCGGCACCACCACGGTGCTGCCCTTCGCCTGCCAGCAGAAGGGCCAGTCGCTGCACGCCGCGGTGGAGGATTATCACCGCCGGGCGGCGGGCAAGCCGGTGATCGACTATGCGTTCCACCTGATCGTCACCGACCCGACCGAGCAGGTCCTGGGGCAGGAGCTGCCGGCGCTGATCCGCGACGGCTACACCTCCTTCAAGATCTACATGACCTATGACGCGCTGAAGCTGAACGACCGCCAGATCCTGGAGGTGCTGGACATCGCCCGCAGCGAGGGCGCGATGGTGATGATGCATGCGGAGAATGCCGACTGCATCGCCTGGCTGACCGAGAGGCTGGAGCGCGCCGGCCAGACCGCCCCCTTCTTCCATGGCGTCTCCCGTCCGCGCGTGGCCGAGCGCGAGGCGACCCACCGCGCCATCTCGCTGGCCGAGCTGGTCGACGTGCCGATCCTGATCGTCCATGTCTCCGGCGCCGACGCGGTGGAGCAGATCAGGTGGGCGCAGGGCAGGGGCTTGCGCATCTATGCCGAGACCTGCCCGCAATACCTGTTCCTGACCGCCGACGATCTGGGCGGGGAGGGATTCGAGGGGGCGAAATGCATCTGCTCGCCGCCGCCGCGCGACGCCGCCAACCAGCAGGTGATCTGGGACGGGCTGACCGGCGGCACCTTCCAGGTCTTTTCCTCCGACCATGCGCCGTTCCGCTTCGACGGGCCGGGCGGCAAGAAGGTGAATGGAGAGAAGGCCCCCTTCCGCTGCGTGCCCAACGGCATTCCGGGGGTGGAGACGCGGCTGCCGCTGCTGTTCTCCGCAGGGGTGATGACGGGCCGGATGGAACTGACGAAGTTCGTCGAGCTGACCGCCACCAATCCGGCCCGCATGTATGGCCTGCATCCGCGCAAGGGCACCATCGCCGTCGGCTCGGACGCCGACATCGCCCTCTGGGATCCCGCCCGCAAGGTGACGATCAGCAACGCCATCCTGCATCACGATGTCGACTATACCCCCTATGAGGGGATCGAGGTCACCGGCTGGCCGGTGGTCACGCTGTCGCGCGGCGAGGTGGTGTGCCGCGACGGCGCGTTGCTGGCGGCCCCCGGCCGCGGCAGCTTCCTGCCCTGCGGCCTGCCGGCCCCCGCCCGGCCCAAGGGAGCGCCGGCCCCGGCGCTGCCCTTCTAG
- a CDS encoding LysR family transcriptional regulator, with protein MDPMLSGSDYNQLRAFLAVGETLSFSRAAERLGVSPSALSQLVRGFEERVGVRLLNRTTRSVALTEAGENLYRRVQPAVSELGDAVGQVRQYRERPAGTVKIHSFHAAAERYIEPMLVSFTQRYPDVVLDITLDDAVVDVVAGGFDAAIRIGEVIDRDMVAVRLGPDLRQVAVAAPAYLESHGRPEHPRDLVDHRCIRWRWPGHVMPYAWEFFENGSWFEVAVDGPLIFNDKDMALRATLRGIGIGFCVEDTVRQHIAAGTLVPLLERWSAAFPGRFLCYPRQRQMAPALRAFIDAVRAMDAEMGDGEG; from the coding sequence ATGGATCCCATGCTCTCCGGCAGCGACTACAACCAGCTTCGCGCATTTCTCGCTGTCGGCGAGACGTTGAGCTTCAGCCGGGCGGCGGAGCGGCTGGGCGTCTCCCCATCGGCGCTGAGCCAGTTGGTGCGCGGCTTCGAGGAGCGGGTCGGAGTGCGGCTGCTCAACCGCACCACGCGCAGCGTCGCGCTGACCGAGGCCGGCGAGAATCTATACCGGCGAGTCCAGCCGGCCGTCTCGGAACTGGGCGACGCCGTCGGACAGGTGCGGCAGTACCGGGAGCGCCCGGCCGGGACCGTGAAAATCCACAGTTTCCATGCGGCGGCCGAGCGGTATATCGAGCCGATGCTGGTGTCCTTCACCCAGCGCTACCCGGACGTCGTGCTGGACATCACGCTGGATGACGCGGTGGTGGATGTGGTGGCCGGCGGCTTCGATGCGGCCATCCGGATCGGCGAGGTGATCGACCGCGACATGGTCGCGGTGCGCCTCGGTCCGGATCTGCGGCAGGTCGCCGTGGCGGCGCCGGCCTACCTGGAGAGCCACGGCCGGCCGGAACACCCCCGCGATCTGGTCGATCACCGGTGTATCCGCTGGCGCTGGCCGGGGCATGTGATGCCCTATGCCTGGGAATTCTTCGAGAACGGATCCTGGTTCGAGGTCGCAGTCGACGGACCGCTGATCTTCAACGACAAGGACATGGCGTTGCGCGCGACCCTGCGGGGAATTGGAATCGGCTTCTGCGTCGAGGATACGGTGAGGCAGCATATCGCGGCGGGAACGCTGGTTCCGCTGCTGGAGCGCTGGTCCGCGGCCTTTCCCGGCCGATTCCTGTGCTACCCGCGCCAACGGCAGATGGCGCCGGCCCTGCGGGCCTTCATCGACGCTGTTCGTGCGATGGACGCGGAAATGGGCGACGGCGAAGGCTGA
- a CDS encoding caspase family protein, translating into MTLARTVALALALFVWVSGPSWGAERRVALVLGNSDYRHAPRLPNPVNDAKAMAESLRGAGFELIGGAAQLDLDKAGTEQAIRSFGTKLAGADVGLFYYAGHGLQTRGTNFLLPVSANLTRESDVRYELIDVAMVLDEMALAESRLNIVILDACRNNPFGGRGLRAVSPGLAQMQAPAGTIIAYATQPGAVAADGSGANSPYTEALSKALLKPGETVFDIFNDVGLAVKRNTGGVQQPWVSASPIEGRFYFLGPTTVVTQAPAAAAPVPAAADKEAMFWDSIKGSSNRGLFEAYLKQFPQGTFTAIAEARVAELGAPLASATASAETTSPERAPTTVAALAPQAPPAKRVDVAAIPYLTPKSRAALASYPDLPSPKALAISAKGNYAYFSNKSNSRTEDDIRRSALQYCQYRADEPCTLYAVGDAVVMEAKTFLPMPVEIVGAGKFDPARVPFVSDHTRRVGMVNYQRNNGHKAVAVTLTGRWASVWDRDSAEEAGAAAVEKCGQTAGKEDCMLYAVDDEVVLDEEPAEDEEN; encoded by the coding sequence ATGACCCTGGCACGCACCGTTGCGTTGGCTCTGGCCCTGTTCGTCTGGGTGTCGGGCCCGTCCTGGGGAGCGGAGCGGCGGGTCGCGCTGGTGCTCGGCAACAGCGACTACCGGCATGCGCCGCGACTGCCCAATCCGGTCAACGACGCGAAGGCGATGGCGGAGTCCCTGCGCGGTGCCGGGTTCGAGCTGATCGGCGGTGCGGCCCAGCTCGACCTCGACAAGGCGGGGACGGAACAGGCGATCCGCAGCTTCGGGACCAAGCTGGCGGGGGCCGATGTCGGGCTGTTCTACTATGCCGGACACGGGTTGCAGACGCGGGGCACGAATTTCCTGCTGCCGGTCTCGGCCAACCTGACCAGGGAATCGGACGTCCGCTACGAGCTGATCGACGTCGCCATGGTGCTGGACGAGATGGCGCTGGCGGAAAGCCGGCTGAACATCGTCATCCTCGACGCCTGCCGCAACAATCCGTTCGGCGGGCGCGGCCTGCGGGCGGTGTCGCCGGGGCTGGCGCAGATGCAGGCGCCGGCCGGCACGATCATCGCCTATGCGACCCAGCCGGGCGCCGTGGCCGCCGACGGCAGCGGCGCCAACAGCCCTTATACCGAGGCGCTGTCGAAGGCCCTGCTGAAACCGGGGGAGACGGTGTTCGACATCTTCAACGACGTCGGCCTCGCCGTGAAGCGCAACACCGGCGGTGTCCAGCAGCCCTGGGTGTCGGCCTCGCCGATCGAGGGACGCTTCTATTTCCTGGGACCGACGACGGTGGTGACGCAGGCGCCGGCCGCCGCCGCACCCGTGCCGGCGGCGGCCGACAAGGAGGCGATGTTCTGGGACAGCATCAAGGGCAGTTCCAACCGCGGCCTGTTCGAAGCCTATCTGAAGCAATTTCCCCAGGGCACCTTCACCGCCATCGCCGAGGCGAGGGTCGCGGAACTGGGCGCGCCCCTGGCTTCGGCAACGGCAAGCGCGGAGACGACCTCGCCGGAACGCGCGCCGACGACGGTCGCGGCGTTGGCGCCGCAGGCTCCCCCGGCCAAGCGGGTCGATGTGGCGGCGATCCCCTATCTCACGCCCAAGTCGCGCGCCGCGCTCGCCTCCTATCCCGACCTGCCGTCGCCCAAGGCCCTGGCGATCTCGGCGAAGGGGAACTACGCCTATTTCTCGAACAAGTCGAACAGCCGGACCGAGGACGACATCAGGCGTAGCGCCCTGCAATATTGCCAATACAGGGCCGACGAGCCCTGCACCCTCTACGCGGTCGGCGATGCCGTGGTGATGGAGGCCAAGACCTTCCTGCCGATGCCGGTGGAGATCGTCGGGGCCGGAAAATTCGATCCGGCCCGCGTCCCCTTCGTCAGCGACCACACGCGCAGGGTCGGCATGGTGAACTACCAGCGCAACAACGGGCACAAGGCGGTTGCGGTGACGCTGACCGGCCGCTGGGCATCGGTCTGGGACCGCGACAGCGCCGAGGAGGCCGGCGCGGCGGCGGTGGAGAAGTGCGGGCAGACGGCCGGCAAGGAGGACTGCATGCTCTATGCCGTCGATGACGAGGTCGTCCTGGACGAAGAGCCGGCCGAAGACGAGGAAAACTGA
- a CDS encoding LysR family transcriptional regulator → MDLLALADFNLVARHGGFGRAARAAGRPKATLSRRVAELEADLDLRLFERGGRTLKLTEEGRALFERAGRLLTELEETAAAIASGGERPRGRLRITAPLLLSLTAMGKIAAGFALKHPEVRLEVTAEDRAVDMVEEGYDLAIRVNPDPDDSLVGRAFLRDRMVVVASPGLARSPGDAAVPAVVRPAPGRPAGERPAWEMRTPAGRSRMTVEPVLALSSLVMIRDAVRAGVGVARLPVSLVSRDLADGTLVQWGDADEPEIVLWALYPSRRLLSARVSAFLDHLKQAFPIGTSDELAAYIGT, encoded by the coding sequence ATGGATTTGCTCGCTCTCGCCGATTTCAATCTCGTCGCCCGCCACGGCGGGTTCGGACGGGCGGCACGCGCCGCCGGACGCCCGAAGGCGACGCTGTCCCGCCGGGTCGCGGAACTCGAGGCCGACCTCGACCTGCGTCTGTTCGAACGCGGAGGGCGGACGCTGAAGCTGACGGAGGAGGGGCGGGCGCTGTTCGAGCGGGCAGGCCGTCTGCTCACCGAACTGGAAGAGACGGCAGCGGCGATCGCGTCCGGCGGGGAAAGGCCGCGGGGGAGGTTGCGGATCACCGCGCCGCTGCTGCTCTCCCTGACTGCGATGGGGAAGATCGCCGCAGGCTTCGCCTTGAAGCATCCTGAGGTGAGGCTGGAAGTCACGGCGGAGGACCGTGCCGTCGACATGGTCGAGGAGGGGTATGATCTGGCGATCCGGGTCAATCCGGATCCGGACGACAGTCTGGTCGGGCGGGCCTTCCTGCGCGACCGGATGGTCGTCGTGGCAAGTCCCGGCCTCGCCCGGTCCCCGGGAGACGCCGCGGTCCCGGCCGTCGTCCGCCCGGCGCCCGGCCGGCCGGCCGGCGAGCGCCCCGCCTGGGAGATGAGGACGCCTGCCGGCCGGTCGAGGATGACGGTCGAGCCGGTCCTCGCCCTGTCATCCCTCGTGATGATCCGGGATGCGGTGCGGGCGGGGGTCGGCGTGGCCCGCCTTCCCGTGTCGCTGGTAAGCCGGGATCTGGCCGACGGAACGCTGGTGCAGTGGGGCGACGCCGACGAGCCGGAGATCGTCCTGTGGGCGCTCTACCCGTCCAGGCGGCTGCTGAGCGCCAGGGTATCGGCGTTCCTCGACCATCTGAAACAGGCCTTTCCCATCGGGACGTCCGACGAACTGGCCGCCTATATCGGCACGTGA
- a CDS encoding LysR substrate-binding domain-containing protein, with protein MTMDRFQAMTAFIRVVENGSFSGAARQLGVGQPAISKTVAQLEERLQVRLLLRSTHGLTPTEAGLRFYERARLAIREADEAELAARGEGTSLSGRLRISAATTFARLMIMPRLPEFLNRHPALDIDVILDDRVIDLVSEGIDVALRMGTLTDSTAVARRIASGGRSVVATPAYLARAGVPRTPADLAGHDAVVYSQLSNSWAFRQGGTEASVVVHGRLRVSAAEGIRAAVLADLGLAVASDWMFGPELADGAVRRVLEDWVLPPIDLWAVFPTGRLASAKARAFADFVEAILNGDGVPVPDSPFDGCHSNGA; from the coding sequence ATGACGATGGACCGGTTTCAGGCGATGACCGCCTTCATACGGGTGGTGGAAAACGGCTCCTTCTCGGGAGCGGCCCGGCAGTTGGGGGTGGGGCAACCGGCGATCTCGAAAACGGTCGCGCAGCTGGAGGAGCGGCTGCAGGTGCGGCTGTTGCTGCGTTCCACCCATGGCCTGACGCCGACCGAGGCCGGACTGCGCTTCTACGAGCGTGCGCGGCTGGCCATTCGGGAGGCCGACGAAGCGGAGCTGGCGGCGCGCGGCGAAGGCACGAGCCTGTCGGGGCGGTTGCGCATTTCGGCGGCGACCACCTTTGCCCGGCTGATGATCATGCCGCGCCTGCCCGAATTCCTGAACCGGCATCCCGCGCTGGATATCGACGTGATCCTGGACGACCGGGTGATCGACCTGGTGTCTGAAGGGATCGACGTTGCCTTGCGCATGGGCACCTTGACGGACTCGACGGCGGTGGCGCGGCGGATTGCGAGCGGTGGCCGTTCGGTCGTGGCGACGCCCGCCTATCTTGCCCGTGCGGGCGTGCCGCGGACGCCGGCCGACCTCGCCGGCCATGACGCGGTGGTCTACAGCCAGCTCAGCAACAGCTGGGCGTTCCGCCAGGGCGGGACCGAAGCGTCGGTCGTGGTGCATGGTCGGCTGCGGGTCAGCGCCGCTGAAGGGATTCGGGCGGCGGTGCTGGCCGATCTGGGACTGGCGGTCGCGTCCGACTGGATGTTCGGCCCGGAGCTTGCCGATGGCGCGGTGCGGCGGGTGCTGGAAGACTGGGTGCTGCCGCCGATCGATCTGTGGGCTGTGTTTCCCACCGGCAGGCTGGCGAGCGCCAAGGCGCGCGCCTTCGCGGATTTCGTCGAGGCCATCCTGAACGGCGACGGCGTACCGGTTCCGGACTCACCCTTCGACGGATGCCATTCCAACGGGGCATAG
- a CDS encoding maleate cis-trans isomerase family protein, with translation MTKRVLLGMLTPSSNTVLEPVTAAMLSGLPEVSAHFGRFTVKEISLRAAALDQFTDAPFLDAARLLADARLDVIGWNGTSAGWLGFDADVKLCKAIEDETGIAACTSMLALNEILETTGRKRFAIVSPYLDEIQETMVANYNAAGFDVVAERHLNDRGNFSFSEISEERIERMCMEVAEAKPDAIAIICTNMRGAPVAERVEKALGIPVYDTVSTVLWKALRMTGVDTRRVRGWGSLFQELHG, from the coding sequence ATGACCAAGCGCGTTCTTCTGGGCATGCTGACCCCGTCCTCCAACACGGTGCTGGAACCGGTGACCGCCGCCATGCTGAGCGGCCTGCCGGAGGTGAGCGCCCATTTCGGCCGCTTCACCGTCAAGGAGATCTCGTTGCGCGCCGCGGCGCTCGACCAGTTCACCGACGCGCCCTTCCTGGATGCCGCCCGGCTGCTGGCCGACGCCCGGCTGGACGTGATCGGCTGGAACGGCACCTCCGCCGGCTGGCTCGGCTTCGATGCCGACGTGAAGCTGTGCAAGGCGATCGAGGATGAGACCGGGATTGCCGCCTGCACCTCCATGCTGGCGCTGAACGAGATCCTGGAGACGACGGGGCGCAAGCGCTTCGCCATCGTCAGCCCCTATCTCGACGAGATCCAGGAGACGATGGTCGCCAACTACAACGCCGCCGGCTTCGATGTGGTGGCCGAGCGGCACCTGAACGACCGCGGCAACTTCTCCTTCTCCGAGATCTCCGAGGAACGGATCGAGCGCATGTGCATGGAGGTGGCGGAGGCCAAGCCCGACGCCATCGCCATCATCTGCACCAACATGCGCGGCGCCCCGGTGGCGGAGCGGGTGGAGAAGGCGCTGGGCATCCCCGTCTACGACACGGTGTCCACCGTGCTGTGGAAGGCGCTGCGCATGACCGGCGTCGACACCCGCCGGGTCCGGGGCTGGGGCAGCCTGTTCCAGGAACTGCACGGGTAA
- a CDS encoding SRPBCC family protein, translated as MIYSTATVPVNPDGETVLSRAQVWKGLVLKARDARLFLPPGLCTRCDVVEEGATHFVREATIGGADIREIIAPEAESKVTFFQATGPREGAIVNELFTDDAGALQLRFYCYLGLRGKEPNGPEEQAEQVQFDSDSGYRAALLSTLKRTRDLLSQGRL; from the coding sequence ATGATCTATTCGACCGCGACCGTCCCGGTGAACCCGGACGGCGAGACCGTTCTGAGCCGCGCGCAAGTATGGAAGGGCTTGGTCCTCAAGGCCCGCGACGCCCGTCTGTTCCTCCCGCCGGGTCTCTGCACCCGGTGCGATGTCGTCGAGGAGGGCGCAACCCATTTCGTGCGTGAGGCGACCATCGGCGGCGCCGACATCCGCGAGATCATCGCGCCGGAAGCGGAAAGCAAGGTCACCTTCTTCCAGGCCACCGGGCCGCGCGAGGGAGCGATCGTCAACGAGCTGTTCACGGACGACGCCGGTGCACTCCAACTCCGCTTCTACTGCTATCTCGGCCTGCGCGGCAAGGAGCCGAATGGCCCCGAGGAACAGGCCGAACAGGTGCAGTTCGACAGCGACAGCGGCTACAGGGCCGCCCTGCTGTCGACGCTGAAGCGAACCCGCGACCTGCTCTCGCAGGGCCGGCTCTGA
- a CDS encoding SDR family NAD(P)-dependent oxidoreductase, whose product MTTWFITGISRGLGLALARAALAEGDTVIGTVRSGKPDLPAGGGSLHVLTLDLADGDAAESAVSQAFALAGRIDVIVNNAGYGLLGAIEQATDEEVARLFAVDVFAPFRIIRAALPRLRAQGSGHIVNITSIAGRAPGAGAGLYAAAKHALEGLSAGLAQEVAPLGIKVTAVAPGAFRTDFLSSHSIRKSATEDAAYADSVGRMSAAFDGMAGRQLGDPDRAAQAILAAVRADDPPLHLLLGTDALTRARTKLGSVIAEIDAWEAVTRGTDFTGRV is encoded by the coding sequence ATGACCACTTGGTTCATCACCGGCATCTCGCGCGGCCTCGGCCTGGCGCTCGCCAGGGCGGCGCTGGCGGAGGGCGACACCGTCATCGGCACCGTCCGGTCCGGCAAGCCCGATCTGCCCGCCGGCGGCGGCAGCCTGCATGTCCTCACCCTCGACCTCGCCGACGGCGATGCGGCGGAGTCGGCCGTCAGCCAAGCCTTCGCGTTGGCCGGCCGCATCGACGTGATCGTCAACAATGCCGGCTACGGCCTGCTGGGGGCGATCGAACAGGCGACCGACGAGGAGGTTGCCCGCCTGTTCGCGGTCGATGTGTTCGCCCCCTTCCGCATCATCCGCGCGGCCCTTCCCCGCCTGCGTGCCCAGGGGTCCGGCCATATCGTCAACATCACCTCCATCGCCGGACGGGCGCCGGGGGCAGGCGCCGGCCTCTACGCCGCGGCGAAGCATGCGCTGGAGGGGCTGTCCGCCGGCCTCGCGCAGGAGGTCGCACCGCTCGGCATCAAGGTGACCGCGGTGGCTCCCGGCGCCTTCCGCACCGACTTCCTGTCCAGCCATTCGATCCGCAAGAGCGCCACGGAGGATGCGGCCTATGCCGACAGTGTCGGTCGGATGTCCGCTGCCTTCGACGGCATGGCGGGCCGCCAGCTCGGCGATCCGGACCGCGCGGCGCAGGCCATCCTGGCCGCCGTCCGCGCCGACGACCCGCCGCTTCATCTGCTGCTGGGAACCGACGCCCTCACCCGCGCCCGGACGAAGCTCGGCAGCGTGATCGCGGAGATCGACGCCTGGGAAGCGGTGACCCGCGGCACCGACTTCACCGGCCGCGTCTGA
- a CDS encoding SDR family oxidoreductase gives MTILVTGATGAVGRHTVAQLVKRGADVRALVRDPAKANLPAGVGIAQGDLLDVDSLRSAFSGVSTLFLLNGVVPDEFTQALIALNLAREAGVARVVYLSVIHSDLYVNVPHFAGKFAVERMIGQMGLNATILRPAYFMDNDLTIKDVVTGHGVYPMPIGDKGLAMIDTQDIGEIAAIELLRRERAADPLPPDRINLVGPDTLTGADVAAIWTEVLGRPVTYPGDDTAGFEQSLRRFMPGWMAFDMRLMAERFLTDGMLPEAGDGARLTALLGRPLRSYRDFAAGIAASA, from the coding sequence ATGACCATCCTCGTTACCGGCGCAACCGGCGCGGTCGGCCGCCACACCGTTGCACAGCTCGTGAAGCGCGGTGCCGATGTGCGTGCCCTGGTCCGCGATCCGGCCAAGGCCAACCTCCCGGCAGGGGTCGGCATCGCCCAGGGCGATCTGCTCGACGTCGACTCGCTGCGGAGCGCCTTCTCCGGCGTCTCCACGCTCTTCCTGCTCAATGGGGTGGTGCCGGACGAATTCACCCAGGCGCTGATCGCCCTCAACCTTGCCCGCGAAGCCGGGGTTGCGCGGGTCGTCTACCTGTCGGTGATCCACAGCGACCTCTACGTGAACGTGCCGCACTTCGCGGGCAAGTTCGCCGTCGAGCGGATGATCGGGCAGATGGGGCTCAATGCCACAATCCTGCGTCCGGCATACTTCATGGACAACGATCTCACCATCAAGGATGTGGTGACCGGCCACGGGGTCTACCCGATGCCGATCGGGGACAAGGGGCTCGCCATGATCGACACGCAGGACATCGGCGAGATCGCGGCCATCGAACTGCTCCGCCGCGAGCGGGCGGCCGACCCGCTTCCGCCCGACCGGATCAACCTCGTCGGTCCCGACACGCTGACCGGTGCGGATGTCGCCGCGATCTGGACGGAGGTTCTCGGGCGCCCGGTCACCTATCCCGGCGACGATACCGCCGGGTTCGAACAAAGTCTCCGGCGCTTCATGCCAGGCTGGATGGCCTTCGACATGCGCCTGATGGCCGAACGCTTCCTCACCGACGGCATGCTCCCCGAGGCCGGCGACGGCGCCCGTCTCACCGCGCTCCTGGGGCGCCCGCTGCGCAGCTACCGCGACTTCGCCGCCGGGATCGCGGCCTCGGCCTGA
- a CDS encoding DUF6152 family protein: MVNAHPINARIRNARIRALVAAACAATAMVAVPALAHHGWGGYESGKTLTLTGTVEQLAFRNPHAMLNLRSDGTLWHVVLAPPGRMTARGLPDGAIKVGQTVTVVGYAAKADPAELRAERITADGQTVELR, encoded by the coding sequence ATGGTCAATGCCCATCCGATCAACGCCCGAATCCGCAACGCCCGGATTCGGGCACTTGTTGCCGCCGCCTGCGCCGCCACGGCGATGGTCGCCGTGCCCGCCCTCGCCCATCACGGATGGGGCGGCTACGAGTCCGGCAAGACGCTGACCCTGACCGGCACGGTCGAGCAGCTCGCCTTCCGCAACCCGCATGCGATGCTGAATCTGCGGTCGGACGGTACGCTGTGGCATGTGGTGCTGGCGCCGCCCGGCCGGATGACCGCCCGCGGCCTGCCGGACGGCGCGATCAAGGTCGGGCAGACGGTGACCGTCGTCGGCTATGCCGCCAAAGCCGACCCCGCCGAACTGCGGGCGGAGCGCATCACGGCGGACGGACAGACGGTCGAGCTGCGCTGA
- a CDS encoding histidine phosphatase family protein has translation MPRMPTPSRRFAMAVLLSILLPAGPARSMETTGLVVLMRHAQAPGTGDPPGFRLEDCATQRNLSDGGRAQAGRIGDRLRQLGIREARVLSSRWCRCLDTARLLDLGPVAGLPALDSFFGQAEDAKGQTAGLRQFLADLPRDGAPVILVTHQVNITALTGIFPASGEAILLRANGTPTPDLLDRLAD, from the coding sequence ATGCCCCGGATGCCCACCCCGTCCCGCCGCTTCGCGATGGCCGTACTGCTCTCCATCCTGCTGCCCGCCGGCCCGGCCCGGTCGATGGAGACGACCGGCCTCGTCGTGCTGATGCGCCATGCGCAAGCGCCGGGCACCGGCGACCCGCCCGGTTTCCGGCTGGAGGATTGCGCGACGCAACGCAACCTCAGCGACGGCGGGCGAGCCCAGGCCGGACGCATCGGCGACCGGCTGCGGCAGCTCGGCATCCGCGAAGCCCGCGTGCTGTCCAGCCGGTGGTGCCGCTGCCTGGACACCGCCCGGCTGCTGGATCTGGGCCCGGTCGCGGGGCTTCCCGCCCTCGACTCCTTCTTCGGTCAGGCGGAGGACGCCAAGGGCCAGACGGCCGGGCTGCGGCAATTCCTTGCCGACCTGCCGCGCGACGGAGCGCCGGTCATCCTGGTGACGCATCAGGTCAACATCACCGCCCTGACCGGCATTTTCCCGGCCTCCGGCGAGGCGATCCTGCTGCGGGCGAACGGCACGCCCACACCCGACCTCCTCGACCGGCTGGCAGATTAG